One Pseudomonas sp. MH9.2 DNA segment encodes these proteins:
- a CDS encoding TetR family transcriptional regulator: MLLRAEQKQQTRHALLDAARSLMESGRGFGSLSLREVAKAAGIVPTGFYRHFEDMDQLGLTLVCEVGETFRETIRLVRHNTFVATGIIDASVKIFLEVVAANRSQFLFLAREQYGGSLQVRQALGALREGISADLATDLAGMPKLRHLNPDDLSVMADLVVKSVFAMLPELIDPPAENLAEHLTPRAKITQQLRFIFIGANHWQGLGSTE, translated from the coding sequence ATGCTGCTCCGCGCCGAACAGAAACAACAAACCCGTCACGCCTTGCTCGACGCCGCTCGCAGCTTGATGGAGAGCGGCCGAGGATTCGGCAGCCTGAGCCTGCGTGAAGTGGCCAAAGCAGCGGGCATCGTGCCGACCGGATTCTACCGGCATTTCGAGGACATGGATCAACTGGGCCTGACCTTGGTCTGCGAAGTGGGCGAAACCTTTCGCGAAACCATTCGGCTGGTGCGGCACAACACCTTCGTGGCGACCGGGATCATTGACGCGTCGGTGAAAATCTTTCTCGAGGTGGTTGCCGCCAACCGCTCACAGTTTCTGTTTCTGGCCCGCGAACAATATGGGGGCTCGCTTCAAGTGCGTCAGGCGCTGGGCGCCCTGCGTGAAGGCATCAGCGCTGACCTCGCCACTGACTTGGCGGGGATGCCAAAATTGCGACACCTCAACCCTGATGACCTGTCTGTCATGGCCGATCTGGTGGTGAAAAGCGTCTTCGCCATGCTCCCAGAGCTGATCGACCCACCCGCCGAGAACCTTGCCGAACACCTGACGCCTAGAGCTAAAATCACCCAGCAGTTGCGCTTCATCTTTATCGGCGCCAACCATTGGCAAGGGCTTGGCAGTACCGAGTGA
- the ureE gene encoding urease accessory protein UreE, which translates to MLVIHRRIDPQATWADELHLNFEARSKSRLRCFSAEGEDVGLFLERGQPPLRDGECLQAEDGRIVRVCARPERLLHVTCSNAYELTRAAYHLGNRHVALQVGDGWLRLLDDYVLKAMLDQLGATTESIEAPFQPEHGAYGGGHHHSRAGEEEFNYPPRMHQFGVRT; encoded by the coding sequence ATGCTGGTGATTCATCGAAGAATCGATCCTCAAGCCACATGGGCTGACGAGCTGCATTTGAATTTCGAGGCGCGCAGTAAAAGCCGCCTGCGTTGCTTCAGTGCCGAGGGTGAAGACGTTGGGCTATTTCTCGAGCGCGGTCAGCCGCCCCTGCGCGACGGTGAGTGCCTGCAAGCCGAGGACGGGCGCATCGTTCGCGTGTGCGCCCGGCCTGAACGACTGCTGCACGTTACCTGTTCCAACGCTTATGAGCTGACCCGCGCCGCGTATCACCTAGGTAATCGACATGTCGCCCTGCAAGTAGGCGATGGCTGGTTGCGCCTGCTTGATGACTATGTACTCAAGGCCATGCTCGACCAGCTCGGCGCAACCACCGAATCCATTGAGGCCCCGTTCCAACCCGAGCATGGCGCTTATGGTGGCGGCCATCACCATTCGCGAGCGGGCGAAGAAGAGTTTAATTACCCGCCACGCATGCACCAATTTGGCGTGCGTACGTGA
- a CDS encoding urease accessory protein UreF: protein MNNAWALLRLASPQLPIGGYSYSQGLEMAVEQALVADSGSARRWIGDQLLLNLARFEAPLLLAHCTAAAQDDWGQLFQLSQEHRASRETREFYQESRQMGYSLQQLLNGLPELDQPARAFLVQLPEVHFALGWALAARAWQISPQDALAAWLWSWLENQLAVLMKTLPMGQQAAQRLTSELLPLLQQAQQQAATTEPRHYGSAAFGLSLASMAHERQYSRLFRS from the coding sequence GTGAACAACGCCTGGGCGCTGCTGCGTCTGGCCAGTCCGCAGCTGCCGATTGGCGGTTACAGCTATTCGCAAGGTCTGGAAATGGCGGTCGAGCAAGCGTTGGTCGCCGACTCCGGCAGCGCTCGACGCTGGATAGGCGATCAACTGTTGCTCAATCTGGCGCGTTTCGAAGCGCCATTATTGCTGGCCCACTGCACCGCAGCGGCACAGGACGATTGGGGCCAATTATTCCAGCTGAGCCAGGAACACCGCGCCAGTCGGGAAACCCGCGAGTTCTATCAGGAAAGCCGGCAGATGGGCTATTCCCTGCAACAGCTGCTCAACGGTCTGCCTGAACTGGATCAACCGGCCCGGGCGTTCCTTGTGCAACTGCCAGAGGTGCACTTCGCATTAGGCTGGGCCTTGGCTGCCCGTGCCTGGCAAATCAGCCCGCAAGACGCCTTGGCCGCGTGGTTATGGAGCTGGCTGGAAAACCAACTGGCCGTGCTGATGAAAACCCTGCCGATGGGCCAGCAAGCTGCGCAACGCCTGACCAGCGAGCTGTTGCCCTTGCTGCAACAGGCCCAACAACAGGCCGCCACAACCGAGCCCCGACATTACGGCAGCGCCGCCTTCGGCCTCTCGCTGGCGAGCATGGCCCATGAACGTCAATACAGCCGACTGTTTCGGTCCTGA
- the ureG gene encoding urease accessory protein UreG — translation MNSQPLRVGIGGPVGSGKTALTLALCLALRDRYNLAVVTNDIYTREDADFLVRNEALAPERIIGVETGGCPHTAIREDASINLEAVDQLNRRFPGLDLIIVESGGDNLSATFSPELSDLTLYVIDVSAGDKLPRKGGPGICKSDLLVINKVDLAPLVGASLEIMDRDTKKMRGDKPFVFSNQKTGLGLEQIIAFIERQGLLTQVA, via the coding sequence ATGAACAGCCAACCCCTGCGTGTCGGCATCGGTGGCCCGGTCGGTTCCGGCAAGACTGCCCTGACTCTGGCCCTGTGCCTGGCCCTGCGCGACCGTTACAACCTGGCCGTGGTCACCAACGATATCTACACCCGTGAAGACGCCGACTTTCTGGTACGCAATGAAGCCCTCGCGCCCGAGCGGATCATCGGCGTCGAAACAGGCGGCTGCCCACACACAGCCATTCGCGAAGATGCCTCGATCAATCTGGAAGCGGTGGATCAGTTGAACCGACGCTTTCCGGGACTGGACCTGATCATCGTCGAATCCGGTGGCGATAACCTGTCCGCCACCTTCAGCCCCGAGCTGTCGGACCTGACCCTCTATGTGATCGACGTCTCGGCCGGCGACAAACTGCCACGCAAGGGCGGCCCCGGTATCTGCAAGTCGGATTTACTGGTGATCAACAAGGTCGACCTCGCCCCGCTGGTAGGCGCATCGCTGGAAATAATGGACCGCGACACGAAAAAGATGCGCGGTGATAAACCCTTCGTCTTCAGCAACCAGAAAACCGGCTTGGGTCTTGAGCAGATCATTGCCTTCATCGAGCGCCAGGGCCTGTTGACTCAGGTGGCGTGA